A single region of the Candidatus Binatia bacterium genome encodes:
- a CDS encoding ferredoxin--NADP reductase yields MSATTSGDPRHHYHDLRVRRIIRETSDATSIVFEIPEALRTIFEYQSGQYLTLQVPFAGKHLYRCYSLASSPAVENEHKVTVKRVADGRISNWINENLKEGDTVKVLPPTGHFVLGDTEADLLLFAGGSGITPVISILKTALAGSARRVRLVYANRDEASVIFRAEIDELAGRYPGRLQVVHRLDVREGFIDEPAVRRHFEGAGVSHVYICGPGPFMDTVEKTLLAAGVPAGDIHIERFTSLASEDEVAGAGAGLRRIELSLDGARQTIELREGETILHAAKRCGLEPPSSCESGFCGCCMAKLLRGKVHMLHNDFLSQAELDEGWVLTCQSVPDTDDVSVEYPD; encoded by the coding sequence ATGAGCGCGACCACTTCGGGCGATCCCCGCCACCACTACCACGACCTGCGCGTGCGCCGCATCATCCGCGAGACCTCCGATGCGACCTCGATCGTGTTCGAGATCCCGGAGGCGCTGCGCACGATTTTCGAGTACCAGTCGGGACAATATCTGACGCTGCAGGTCCCGTTCGCGGGGAAGCACCTGTACCGCTGCTACTCGCTGGCAAGCTCGCCGGCCGTCGAAAACGAGCACAAGGTCACCGTCAAGCGCGTCGCCGACGGGCGCATCTCGAACTGGATCAACGAGAACCTGAAAGAGGGCGACACCGTCAAGGTACTGCCGCCGACGGGGCATTTCGTGCTCGGCGACACGGAGGCCGACCTGCTGCTGTTCGCCGGCGGCAGCGGCATCACCCCGGTGATCTCGATCCTGAAGACCGCGCTGGCCGGCTCGGCGCGACGCGTTCGCCTCGTCTACGCCAACCGTGACGAGGCATCGGTGATCTTTCGCGCCGAGATCGACGAGCTGGCTGGCCGCTATCCGGGGCGACTCCAGGTCGTGCACCGTCTCGACGTGCGCGAGGGGTTCATCGACGAGCCTGCCGTGCGCCGCCACTTCGAAGGGGCCGGCGTCAGCCACGTGTACATCTGCGGCCCGGGGCCGTTCATGGACACGGTCGAGAAGACGCTGCTCGCGGCAGGCGTGCCTGCTGGGGACATCCACATCGAGCGCTTCACTTCGCTGGCCAGCGAAGACGAGGTCGCCGGTGCCGGCGCCGGCCTGCGCCGGATCGAGCTCAGCCTGGACGGCGCACGCCAGACGATCGAGCTGCGCGAAGGCGAAACCATCCTGCACGCCGCCAAGCGTTGCGGCCTGGAGCCGCCGTCCTCGTGCGAGAGCGGATTCTGCGGGTGCTGCATGGCCAAGCTGCTGCGCGGCAAGGTCCACATGCTGCACAACGACTTCCTGAGTCAGGCCGAGCTCGACGAGGGCTGGGTGCTGACCTGCCAGTCCGTGCCCGACACCGACGACGTCAGCGTCGAATATCCGGATTGA
- a CDS encoding DUF1295 domain-containing protein, with the protein MRRASALVLLAYLSAFVLALIAGRAVAGFHPVTVALVADSAATVAVFAFSVAFDNSSFYDPYWSVAPLPIAWYWTTVPQAAGANPVRQALVLIALGLWGARLTWNWYRQWHGLGHEDWRYVDIRGKAGKAWPLASLGGVHFFPTLIVFAGLLPVWSATTSSAPIGVLDLAAFTVTTGATLIEAVADQQLRSWLDRRTSHEEIMATGLWKYSRHPNYFGEVSLWWGLALFGLASDPHFWSVTGAVAMTTMFVFVSIPLLDRRSEERRPGYREHMKKVSGLVPLPPRGA; encoded by the coding sequence ATGCGCAGAGCCTCCGCGCTCGTCCTTCTCGCCTACCTTTCGGCTTTCGTGCTGGCGCTGATTGCCGGCCGCGCAGTTGCCGGCTTCCATCCGGTAACGGTCGCGCTGGTGGCCGACTCTGCGGCGACCGTCGCCGTGTTCGCGTTCAGCGTGGCTTTCGACAACTCGAGCTTCTACGACCCGTACTGGAGCGTCGCCCCGCTGCCGATCGCATGGTACTGGACGACCGTCCCCCAGGCCGCCGGTGCGAACCCCGTGCGCCAGGCGCTCGTGCTGATCGCGCTGGGACTGTGGGGAGCGCGTCTTACGTGGAACTGGTACCGCCAGTGGCACGGCCTCGGCCACGAAGACTGGCGCTACGTCGACATCCGGGGCAAGGCCGGCAAAGCGTGGCCGCTGGCCAGTCTCGGCGGCGTGCACTTCTTCCCGACCCTGATCGTGTTCGCGGGCCTGCTGCCGGTGTGGTCGGCAACCACTTCGTCGGCACCGATCGGCGTCCTCGACCTGGCGGCCTTCACCGTCACGACCGGCGCGACGCTCATCGAAGCGGTGGCCGACCAGCAGCTTCGCTCGTGGCTCGACCGGCGCACGAGCCACGAAGAGATCATGGCGACCGGCCTGTGGAAGTACTCGCGGCATCCGAACTACTTCGGAGAAGTGTCGCTGTGGTGGGGCCTGGCCCTGTTCGGACTGGCCAGCGATCCTCACTTCTGGTCCGTCACCGGCGCGGTGGCGATGACGACGATGTTCGTGTTCGTCAGCATCCCGCTGCTCGACCGGCGCAGCGAGGAGCGCAGGCCGGGCTATCGCGAGCACATGAAGAAGGTTTCGGGGCTGGTTCCGCTGCCGCCGCGGGGCGCGTAA
- a CDS encoding SRPBCC family protein, with protein MQHIEVKRHFRAPVADVWDRYTDHADWKNWAGFSDSWLEKEGRPDRNGVGCIRVLSSNGVKVYEQVVEWEPGRRFAYRIIRGGLPLKDHYGETMFAPDGDGTMITWRVRFDSRIPGLGWLMRLIVERIFRNGLDGLAKKYFPER; from the coding sequence GTGCAGCACATCGAAGTAAAAAGGCATTTCCGCGCACCCGTCGCCGACGTCTGGGACCGCTACACCGACCACGCCGACTGGAAGAACTGGGCCGGCTTCAGCGACTCCTGGCTCGAGAAGGAAGGACGGCCCGACCGCAACGGCGTCGGCTGCATCCGCGTGCTGTCCTCGAACGGCGTCAAGGTCTACGAGCAGGTCGTCGAATGGGAGCCCGGACGGCGCTTCGCCTACCGCATCATCCGCGGCGGACTGCCGCTGAAGGACCACTACGGCGAGACGATGTTCGCACCCGATGGGGACGGCACGATGATCACGTGGCGCGTCCGCTTCGATTCGAGGATCCCCGGACTCGGCTGGCTGATGCGCCTCATCGTCGAGCGCATCTTTCGCAATGGACTGGACGGGCTGGCGAAGAAATACTTTCCGGAGCGCTGA
- a CDS encoding glutathione S-transferase family protein, which yields MLRLYDFHDSGNGYKVRLLLGQLGIAYDYVEVDILSGKSRTPEFLARNINGRIPVLELEDGRHLSESNAILFYLADATPFLPEERWERSQVFQWLFFEQYSHEPNIATSRFWLRHTEFDSHRRRRYAEKIKDGIAALKVMEQHLSKNDYFVAGRYTIADIALYAYTHVADEGGFDLSPFPAIRAWLERVRSQPGHKPITAL from the coding sequence TTGCTGAGACTGTACGACTTTCACGACTCCGGAAACGGCTACAAGGTGCGGCTGCTGCTCGGGCAGCTCGGCATCGCGTACGACTACGTCGAGGTGGACATCCTGTCCGGCAAGTCGCGCACGCCCGAATTCCTCGCCAGGAACATCAACGGGCGCATTCCGGTGCTCGAGCTGGAGGACGGACGCCACCTGTCCGAGTCGAATGCGATCCTGTTCTACCTCGCCGACGCAACGCCGTTTCTTCCCGAGGAGCGCTGGGAGCGCTCCCAGGTGTTCCAGTGGCTCTTCTTCGAGCAGTACAGCCACGAGCCCAACATCGCCACGTCGCGGTTCTGGCTGAGGCACACCGAGTTCGATTCGCACCGGCGCCGTCGCTACGCCGAAAAGATCAAGGACGGGATCGCGGCGCTCAAGGTGATGGAGCAGCACCTTTCGAAGAACGACTATTTCGTCGCGGGCCGCTACACGATCGCCGACATCGCGCTGTACGCGTACACCCACGTCGCCGATGAGGGCGGCTTCGACCTGAGCCCTTTTCCCGCGATCCGCGCGTGGCTCGAGAGAGTGCGGTCCCAGCCCGGCCACAAGCCGATCACGGCGCTGTAA
- a CDS encoding DUF4404 family protein, with product MSDQELRRTLMELRRELAKVGDVDADMEEMLSGIRADIDVVMDRAAAHTLAERLTERLSDAVERFEATHPRLATAMGAVIDQLANIGV from the coding sequence GTGTCCGACCAGGAACTTCGCCGCACGCTGATGGAGCTTCGACGCGAGCTCGCCAAAGTCGGCGACGTCGATGCCGATATGGAGGAGATGCTCTCCGGTATTCGCGCGGACATCGACGTCGTCATGGACCGGGCAGCGGCACACACGCTGGCCGAGCGCCTGACCGAGCGCCTGAGTGACGCCGTCGAGCGCTTCGAAGCCACCCACCCTCGCCTCGCGACCGCGATGGGCGCCGTCATCGACCAGCTCGCCAACATCGGCGTCTGA
- a CDS encoding SRPBCC family protein: MAKFPTEIEESVTVAAPLERVYAYLWDVVGSSRCIPGLDRCENIGPDTYRFIYKERSTGPVSMTVRYTARYRGNGTDDISFEGISASQDNTDVRGQLRLSGQGDQTRILLKQRFAPDTPVPWLLQSLIRSFVEAEAAGAARDYLANLRRALGAAGRTADA, from the coding sequence ATGGCCAAGTTCCCAACCGAGATCGAGGAATCCGTGACGGTCGCCGCGCCGCTCGAGCGCGTCTACGCGTACCTGTGGGACGTCGTCGGCTCGTCGCGCTGCATCCCCGGCCTCGACCGCTGCGAAAACATCGGGCCCGACACGTACCGATTCATCTACAAGGAGCGTTCCACCGGCCCGGTCAGCATGACGGTGCGCTACACGGCGCGCTATCGCGGCAACGGCACCGACGACATCAGCTTCGAGGGAATCTCGGCCAGCCAGGACAACACCGACGTGCGCGGCCAGCTTCGCCTGAGCGGCCAGGGCGACCAGACGCGCATCCTTCTCAAGCAGCGCTTCGCGCCCGACACGCCGGTGCCGTGGCTGCTGCAGTCGCTGATCCGCTCCTTCGTCGAAGCCGAGGCCGCCGGCGCGGCGCGCGATTACCTCGCCAACCTGAGAAGGGCTCTGGGCGCCGCCGGCCGCACGGCCGATGCGTGA
- a CDS encoding NAD-dependent epimerase/dehydratase family protein, translating to MKAFVTGATGLLGNNLVRALEAGGHEVRALARNAAKAERVLHGTAARVIVGDMKNVAGFAPGLAGCDAVFHTAAYFREAFEPGSDQGELDRINIGATMELLDAADSASVPCFVHVSSGGTIGRKSDGSAGDEDTPPLPVQRDNPYFRSKLKGDAAIAAWRSTSAIRIVEILPGWIWGPWDAAPTGAGKLIAEFLDRKIPANIGGGTSIVDARDVALAMIAAASRALESRNGVAAAPGQAPHLDKYIVGGRFLPMRDIMKQLEAATGVAGPRYEIPHYVLLAYAYGCEAWGRLTGGAPLVTPTAVRTMHANIKLDSSKAERELGVRFRDTAETCRDSVHWQRENAGSGNRRTQRPV from the coding sequence ATGAAAGCCTTCGTCACGGGAGCGACCGGGCTTCTCGGCAATAACCTCGTCCGCGCGCTCGAAGCCGGTGGGCACGAAGTTCGCGCCCTGGCTCGAAATGCCGCCAAGGCCGAGCGCGTGCTCCACGGAACGGCGGCGCGCGTGATCGTCGGCGACATGAAAAACGTCGCCGGTTTCGCGCCCGGGCTGGCCGGCTGCGACGCCGTCTTCCACACGGCCGCGTACTTTCGCGAAGCGTTCGAGCCCGGCTCCGATCAGGGCGAGCTCGACCGCATCAACATCGGCGCGACGATGGAGCTGCTCGATGCCGCCGACTCCGCGTCGGTGCCGTGCTTCGTGCACGTGAGCAGCGGCGGGACTATCGGCCGCAAGAGCGACGGCAGCGCCGGCGACGAGGACACGCCTCCGCTGCCGGTCCAGCGCGACAATCCGTATTTCCGAAGCAAGCTGAAAGGCGACGCAGCGATCGCTGCGTGGCGAAGCACGAGCGCCATCCGCATCGTCGAGATTCTCCCCGGCTGGATCTGGGGACCGTGGGACGCGGCTCCGACCGGCGCCGGCAAGCTCATCGCCGAATTCCTCGACCGCAAGATCCCGGCGAACATCGGCGGCGGAACTTCGATCGTCGATGCGCGCGACGTCGCGCTCGCGATGATCGCGGCGGCCTCCCGCGCGCTGGAATCCCGCAACGGCGTCGCGGCGGCGCCCGGCCAGGCGCCGCACCTCGACAAATACATCGTCGGTGGCCGCTTCCTGCCGATGCGCGACATCATGAAGCAGCTCGAGGCCGCGACCGGCGTGGCCGGGCCCCGCTACGAGATCCCGCACTACGTGCTGCTCGCATACGCGTACGGCTGCGAAGCCTGGGGACGGCTTACCGGCGGCGCACCGCTGGTGACGCCGACGGCAGTGCGCACGATGCACGCCAACATCAAGCTCGATTCGTCGAAAGCCGAGCGCGAGCTCGGGGTCCGCTTCCGCGATACGGCCGAAACGTGCCGCGACAGCGTCCACTGGCAGCGCGAGAATGCCGGGAGCGGAAACCGCCGGACGCAGCGTCCGGTTTGA
- a CDS encoding deoxyhypusine synthase family protein codes for MPYAAPKGIADFLRHHYRHFNSAALVDASRAYVDFVDAGNHMLLTMAGAMSTAELGISVAEMIRRGKVHAITCTGANLEEDLFNLVAHDHYVRVPHYRELAPHEEVELLERHLNRVTDTCIPEEEAIRRLEGAVLDEWMAADKRGERLFPHEFFYRLIDTGVLEKHFQIDPSDSWLVAACQKKLPIFVPGWEDSTLGNIFASHCIRGTVKNVHTVRSGIEYMMSLSEWYQKTTTDKSIGFFQIGGGIAGDFPICVVPMMRQDLQLEHIKLWGYFCQISDSTTSYGSYSGAVPNEKITWEKLGVDTPRFVIESDATIVAPLVFAYVLESSRA; via the coding sequence ATGCCGTACGCCGCACCGAAAGGGATCGCCGATTTCCTTCGCCACCACTACCGGCACTTCAACTCTGCCGCGCTCGTGGACGCATCGCGCGCCTACGTCGATTTCGTCGATGCCGGCAACCACATGCTGCTGACGATGGCCGGTGCGATGAGCACGGCCGAGCTCGGCATCTCGGTGGCCGAGATGATCCGCCGCGGCAAGGTCCACGCGATCACCTGCACCGGCGCCAACCTCGAGGAAGACCTGTTCAACCTCGTCGCCCACGACCATTACGTGCGCGTGCCGCACTACCGCGAGCTCGCGCCGCACGAAGAAGTCGAGCTGCTCGAGCGCCACCTCAACCGCGTCACCGACACCTGCATCCCCGAAGAAGAAGCGATCCGCCGCCTCGAAGGCGCCGTGCTGGACGAGTGGATGGCCGCCGACAAGCGCGGCGAGCGGCTTTTCCCCCACGAATTCTTCTATCGCCTGATCGACACGGGCGTTCTCGAGAAGCACTTCCAGATCGATCCTTCCGACAGCTGGCTGGTCGCGGCCTGCCAGAAGAAGCTGCCGATCTTCGTCCCGGGCTGGGAAGACTCGACGCTCGGCAACATCTTCGCGTCCCACTGCATCCGCGGGACCGTCAAAAACGTGCACACCGTGCGCAGCGGCATCGAGTACATGATGTCGCTGTCCGAGTGGTACCAGAAGACGACCACGGACAAGTCGATCGGCTTCTTCCAGATCGGCGGCGGCATCGCCGGCGACTTCCCGATCTGCGTCGTGCCGATGATGCGCCAGGACCTCCAGCTCGAGCACATCAAGCTGTGGGGGTACTTCTGCCAGATCAGCGACTCGACCACGAGCTACGGTTCCTATTCGGGCGCCGTTCCCAACGAGAAGATCACCTGGGAAAAGCTCGGCGTCGACACGCCGCGTTTCGTCATCGAGTCGGACGCGACCATCGTCGCGCCGCTCGTGTTCGCGTACGTGCTCGAAAGCTCGCGCGCCTGA
- a CDS encoding acyl-CoA dehydrogenase family protein — MADTSIKTGSEEESRRVAEESREQEWAGRAFIRELYLGQFPLDIVHPFPTAGVRNAEYADWHARLETFLRDEVDAAEIDRTGEYPDHVVDGLRKLGAFGIKIPKKYGGLGFSISEYCDAMALLGSYDSNLVALLSAHQSIGVPQPLKDFGTEEQKQKYLTRCAKGAISAFALTEPNVGSDPSALATTCEKDGDFWVINGEKLWCTNGTIAELLVVMARDPKTKKISAFIVEADTPGVKVAHRCRFMGLKALANGIISFQDVRVPKENLIGGEGQGLKIALTTLNTGRLSLPAACVGSAKRCLEIVKGWSAARSQWGLPIWKHEAISNMIAEIAADTFAMESIAKITANMAERGGYDIRLEAAAAKEWNSVTNWKILDTTLQIRGGRGYENETSLRERGETGLGVERMMRDNRINLIFEGSSEVMHLFMAREAVDKHLQVAGAMIDPKATMSTKLAAIPGMAAFYAAWYPPLWLKGLQTPFLFGDWGSLAGHMRFVERSARKLARSSFHAMALYQAKMERKQAFLFRTVDVVMELFAMSVVCARARQMKESGDANAAEALRLADLFCGMSRRRVSGSFRTLWRNDDAASGAVTAQVISGGYNWLAKDGVVDLHLPDDAFEPKFFKQPA, encoded by the coding sequence ATGGCCGATACCAGCATCAAGACCGGCAGCGAGGAAGAAAGCAGGCGCGTCGCCGAAGAGTCGCGCGAACAGGAGTGGGCGGGCCGCGCCTTCATTCGCGAGCTTTACCTCGGCCAGTTCCCGCTCGACATCGTGCACCCGTTCCCCACCGCGGGCGTGAGAAACGCCGAGTACGCCGACTGGCACGCCAGGCTCGAGACTTTCCTGCGCGACGAAGTCGATGCGGCCGAGATCGATCGCACCGGCGAATACCCCGACCACGTGGTCGACGGCCTGCGCAAGCTCGGGGCCTTCGGCATCAAGATCCCGAAGAAGTACGGCGGCCTCGGCTTCTCGATCAGCGAGTACTGCGATGCGATGGCGCTGCTCGGCAGCTACGACAGCAACCTGGTCGCACTCCTGTCGGCACACCAGTCGATCGGCGTGCCGCAGCCGCTCAAGGACTTCGGCACCGAGGAGCAGAAGCAGAAATACCTCACCCGCTGCGCCAAGGGCGCCATCTCGGCGTTCGCGCTGACCGAGCCCAACGTCGGCTCGGATCCGTCCGCGCTGGCGACCACCTGCGAGAAGGACGGCGACTTCTGGGTGATCAACGGCGAGAAGCTCTGGTGCACCAACGGCACCATCGCCGAGTTGCTGGTCGTGATGGCGCGCGATCCCAAGACCAAGAAGATCAGCGCCTTCATCGTCGAGGCCGACACGCCCGGCGTCAAGGTCGCGCACCGCTGCCGGTTCATGGGGCTCAAGGCGCTGGCCAACGGCATCATCTCGTTCCAGGACGTGCGCGTGCCGAAGGAAAACCTGATCGGAGGCGAGGGCCAGGGCCTGAAGATCGCGCTGACCACGCTCAATACCGGGCGTCTTTCGCTCCCGGCCGCGTGCGTGGGTTCGGCCAAGCGCTGCCTCGAGATCGTCAAGGGCTGGTCCGCGGCGCGCTCTCAGTGGGGACTTCCGATCTGGAAGCACGAGGCGATCTCCAACATGATCGCCGAGATCGCCGCCGACACGTTCGCGATGGAATCGATCGCGAAAATCACCGCGAACATGGCCGAGCGCGGCGGCTACGACATCCGCCTGGAAGCCGCTGCTGCCAAGGAATGGAACAGCGTCACCAACTGGAAGATCCTCGACACGACGCTGCAGATCCGCGGCGGTCGCGGCTACGAGAACGAGACGTCGCTGCGCGAGCGCGGCGAGACCGGGCTCGGCGTCGAGCGCATGATGCGCGACAACCGCATCAACCTGATCTTCGAAGGATCGAGCGAGGTCATGCACCTGTTCATGGCCCGCGAGGCCGTCGACAAGCACCTTCAGGTAGCGGGCGCGATGATCGACCCGAAGGCCACGATGTCCACCAAGTTGGCGGCGATCCCGGGAATGGCCGCGTTTTACGCCGCCTGGTACCCGCCGCTGTGGCTCAAGGGGCTGCAAACGCCGTTCCTGTTCGGCGACTGGGGCTCGCTTGCCGGACACATGCGCTTCGTCGAACGCAGCGCCCGCAAGCTGGCGCGCTCGAGCTTTCACGCGATGGCGCTGTACCAGGCCAAGATGGAAAGGAAGCAGGCCTTCCTGTTCCGCACGGTCGACGTCGTCATGGAGCTGTTCGCGATGTCGGTCGTGTGCGCCAGGGCCAGGCAGATGAAGGAGTCCGGCGATGCCAACGCCGCCGAGGCGCTGCGCCTGGCCGACCTCTTCTGCGGAATGTCGCGGCGCCGCGTGTCGGGCTCGTTCCGCACGCTGTGGCGCAACGACGATGCCGCTTCGGGCGCAGTGACGGCCCAGGTCATCTCGGGCGGCTACAACTGGCTCGCAAAGGACGGCGTGGTGGACCTTCACCTGCCGGACGATGCGTTCGAGCCGAAGTTCTTCAAGCAGCCGGCGTAA
- a CDS encoding wax ester/triacylglycerol synthase family O-acyltransferase gives MQRLSGVDAAFLYMETPAQHMHGVGVTVVDPSTIPGGYDFDAMRAEFVRRLVALPGFRRRLVQFPFGLDHPAWIDARVELASHIIRATLPEPGSQQQFEEFVGHYASEPLRRDRPLWQFCLLEGLEGGRMAILAKVHHCIVDGVSGAQMLREIYDLEPVAPPRELHPEGYGEDEATPSLFQLAAASIAARVGDPARAAAVVRETLVSAAEAIVSLSADANITLPMAAPATPFSHALTPRRAVSFARASLADVKLLRTAFGATVNDVVLAACTIALRRRLDEAGVLPDRPLVASVPVSARRAGEEASSFNRVSAMFIGLPVHIEDSLGVVREIAASTAAAKKIMASMGANLLGEWVELLPPLLFAQAMQLYSALKMAERHAPVHNLVISNVPGPPFPFFAGGARVLAVYPLGPILEGAALNVTVFSYQDAIDIGVVTCPSLAQEVGSISTAFVEAIDELKRCAGA, from the coding sequence ATGCAGCGACTGTCCGGCGTGGACGCCGCTTTCCTGTACATGGAAACGCCGGCCCAGCACATGCATGGGGTCGGCGTGACCGTCGTCGATCCATCGACGATTCCGGGCGGCTACGATTTCGATGCGATGCGCGCCGAGTTCGTGCGGCGCCTGGTCGCGCTTCCAGGCTTTCGTCGCCGTCTCGTCCAATTCCCGTTCGGCCTCGACCATCCTGCGTGGATCGACGCACGCGTCGAGCTCGCCAGCCACATCATCCGCGCCACGCTGCCCGAGCCGGGCAGCCAGCAGCAGTTCGAAGAATTCGTCGGCCACTACGCAAGCGAGCCCCTGCGACGCGACCGACCGCTCTGGCAGTTCTGTCTTCTCGAAGGACTCGAAGGCGGGCGCATGGCGATCCTCGCCAAGGTGCACCACTGCATCGTCGACGGCGTCTCCGGTGCGCAGATGCTGCGGGAGATCTACGATCTGGAACCGGTGGCGCCGCCGCGGGAGCTTCATCCGGAAGGGTACGGCGAGGACGAAGCGACGCCGTCGCTGTTCCAGCTCGCCGCCGCGTCGATCGCTGCTCGCGTGGGTGATCCGGCGCGCGCGGCCGCCGTCGTGCGCGAGACCCTGGTGTCGGCGGCCGAAGCGATCGTCTCGTTGTCGGCGGATGCAAACATCACGCTGCCGATGGCTGCGCCCGCGACACCGTTCAGCCATGCGCTGACGCCGCGCCGCGCCGTGTCGTTCGCACGCGCGTCGCTGGCCGACGTCAAATTGCTGCGCACGGCCTTCGGCGCGACGGTCAACGACGTCGTGCTCGCCGCCTGCACGATTGCGCTGCGCCGCCGCCTCGACGAGGCCGGCGTACTTCCCGACCGGCCCCTGGTGGCCTCGGTGCCCGTGTCCGCGCGCCGCGCGGGAGAAGAAGCATCGAGCTTCAATCGCGTGTCGGCGATGTTCATCGGGCTTCCGGTGCACATCGAGGATTCGCTCGGCGTCGTGCGCGAGATCGCCGCGAGCACGGCAGCCGCCAAGAAAATCATGGCGTCGATGGGCGCCAACCTGCTGGGCGAATGGGTGGAGCTGCTGCCGCCGCTGCTGTTCGCGCAGGCGATGCAGCTTTACTCGGCGCTGAAGATGGCAGAGCGCCATGCGCCGGTGCACAACCTGGTGATCTCGAACGTTCCCGGGCCGCCGTTTCCTTTTTTCGCCGGCGGCGCGCGAGTGCTCGCGGTCTATCCGCTCGGGCCCATTCTCGAAGGTGCCGCCCTCAACGTCACGGTGTTCAGCTACCAGGATGCCATCGACATCGGTGTCGTCACGTGTCCGTCGCTGGCGCAGGAGGTCGGCTCGATCTCGACGGCGTTCGTCGAGGCGATCGACGAGCTGAAGAGGTGCGCCGGCGCGTAG
- a CDS encoding amidohydrolase family protein: MPYAEGRTIHDADSHIVETPDWLDPFLSREVRERMPKLGLSAVRPGEHKLIEVARRNHADAAYRDLDEEQIMLRKNWSATGSFLKEDRPRALDLLGFASQLVFNTFLNKYLAALEQRDDPRLAYEVAAGHNRAMVDFCSADPRLLATCYVPLADFEMSARAAAGAIAMGARALLVPSQCPRTHSPSHTGLFPVWDQAAEAGIPILFHVGGGGELLAPKYFDNGLPPIPDFHGGDENFRSVDYMAIAAPPAQTLATLIFDRVLDRHPHLMWGVIEQGASWVPGWMRMMDSAVAAFSKMEERLRRLSGTPSEIVRRQVRVTPYPSEDVGWIIEQAGEEVCLFSSDYPHVEGGRNPIRRFENTMRGLAAAPVERFYRTNFESLMGSALAQ; encoded by the coding sequence ATGCCGTACGCTGAAGGCCGCACGATTCACGACGCCGACTCCCACATCGTCGAAACTCCCGACTGGCTCGATCCTTTTCTTTCGCGCGAAGTGCGCGAGCGGATGCCGAAGCTCGGTCTTTCGGCCGTGCGACCCGGCGAGCACAAGCTGATCGAGGTCGCCAGGCGCAATCACGCAGATGCGGCCTACCGCGATCTTGACGAAGAGCAGATCATGCTGCGCAAGAACTGGAGCGCGACCGGCTCTTTCCTGAAGGAAGATCGACCGCGCGCGCTCGATCTTCTCGGCTTCGCGAGCCAGCTCGTCTTCAACACCTTCCTCAACAAGTACCTCGCGGCGCTCGAGCAGAGGGACGATCCTCGGCTCGCGTACGAAGTGGCCGCCGGCCACAACCGTGCGATGGTCGATTTCTGTTCGGCCGATCCGCGCCTGCTCGCAACCTGCTACGTTCCGCTCGCCGATTTCGAGATGTCGGCTCGCGCCGCAGCCGGTGCGATCGCGATGGGAGCGCGCGCGCTGCTCGTGCCGTCGCAGTGTCCGCGCACTCATTCGCCGAGCCACACCGGACTTTTTCCGGTGTGGGACCAGGCCGCCGAAGCCGGCATTCCGATTCTTTTCCACGTCGGCGGAGGCGGCGAGCTGCTGGCGCCGAAGTATTTCGACAACGGGCTCCCGCCGATTCCCGACTTCCACGGCGGCGACGAAAATTTCCGTTCCGTCGACTACATGGCCATTGCGGCGCCGCCCGCGCAGACGCTGGCGACGCTGATCTTCGACCGCGTGCTCGACCGCCATCCGCACCTGATGTGGGGCGTCATCGAGCAGGGCGCGTCCTGGGTGCCCGGCTGGATGCGCATGATGGATTCGGCCGTCGCGGCGTTCTCGAAGATGGAAGAGCGACTGCGCAGGCTCTCCGGCACCCCGAGCGAAATCGTCCGGCGCCAGGTTCGCGTCACGCCGTATCCGTCGGAAGACGTGGGCTGGATCATCGAGCAGGCAGGCGAGGAAGTGTGCCTGTTCTCCAGCGACTACCCGCACGTCGAAGGCGGGCGCAACCCGATACGCCGCTTCGAGAACACGATGCGGGGACTCGCCGCAGCGCCGGTCGAACGATTCTATCGAACGAATTTCGAGAGCCTGATGGGAAGCGCGCTGGCGCAGTGA